In one window of Tubulanus polymorphus chromosome 3, tnTubPoly1.2, whole genome shotgun sequence DNA:
- the LOC141902193 gene encoding uncharacterized protein LOC141902193, translating into RSSSAAKIAVATTDRRRKQFFAHTLEATKIHQGRCRVPQAHDIRAETTTTVMYGPNSTLISLLGPPRCPRDVGRRIHHLTAWYHVPGRYRTTDKPLPAKRSQSRVNSGSSPRVVVAKGEVDEEASKAEHSVKFKERTVEIAAR; encoded by the coding sequence AGGTCCTCATCGGCGGCGAAAATAGCCGTCGCCACGACGGACAGACGACGCAAGCAATTTTTCGCGCATACGCTGGAAGCGACGAAAATTCACCAAGGTCGCTGCCGCGTTCCGCAAGCGCACGATATCCGCGCGGAGACGACTACGACGGTTATGTACGGTCCGAATAGCACGTTGATTAGTCTGCTCGGCCCGCCTCGTTGCCCGCGTGACGTCGGGCGCCGCATACACCATCTGACGGCTTGGTATCACGTGCCCGGGCGGTACCGCACGACCGATAAACCGTTGCCGGCGAAGAGGTCTCAATCGCGCGTTAACAGCGGTAGCAGTCCACGGGTCGTCGTTGCGAAAGGCGAGGTCGACGAAGAGGCGTCGAAAGCTGAACATTCCGTTAAATTCAAAGAACGCACAGTGGAAATAGCCGCTCGTTAG